A part of Limihaloglobus sulfuriphilus genomic DNA contains:
- a CDS encoding family 16 glycoside hydrolase, which produces MKRTLIIMVTLMVLSTGLCLGGDCIAAGHPSTEFYEGWRLGTQAYTFRLFTFYEAVDKAAQLGLDWIEMYPGQKICEEFGDAKTNVDMTPPQRRAVKEKLDSAGIRLVNFGVVGLGEDEQANRKVFEFARNMGIETIVSEPPQECLDKIDELCKEYDINVAIHNHPQPSRYWNPEAVLEACKGRSEYIGACADIGHWCRSGVDPVEAVKMLEGRIISMHFKDINEFGVRKAHDVHWGNGVCKVDEVLETLNSQGFKGVFSIEYEHNWENSVPDVYECIQYFNKKASQINSSGWQYVFEPDLSNAAYKNKDAKWEYEMGVIKRLGGGDICTKEKYADFVLDFGFKTEKGSNSGVLLRTQNYNWTPWIEVQILDSYGKDTPDKHDCGGIFDLLEPAQIAVNEPGRWNRMTIYAIDNRINVILNGKTVTEMNLDLWSEAGKNPDGSENKFKETAFKDLPREGYLIFQDHGQEISFRNIKILPLNK; this is translated from the coding sequence ATGAAACGAACTTTAATTATAATGGTGACACTTATGGTATTATCAACAGGTTTGTGCCTTGGCGGCGATTGTATAGCCGCAGGGCATCCATCAACGGAATTTTATGAAGGCTGGCGGCTTGGCACACAGGCTTACACGTTCAGACTTTTTACCTTCTATGAGGCTGTTGACAAAGCAGCCCAGCTTGGTCTTGACTGGATAGAGATGTATCCGGGCCAGAAAATCTGCGAAGAATTCGGCGATGCCAAAACCAATGTGGATATGACTCCTCCGCAGCGAAGGGCAGTCAAAGAAAAGCTCGATTCGGCGGGGATCCGGCTGGTGAATTTCGGCGTGGTAGGCCTTGGAGAAGACGAGCAGGCCAACCGCAAGGTTTTTGAATTTGCAAGGAACATGGGCATTGAGACAATTGTCTCTGAACCCCCGCAGGAGTGCCTGGACAAAATCGATGAGTTATGTAAAGAATACGACATAAACGTGGCAATACATAACCATCCCCAGCCGAGCAGATACTGGAACCCGGAGGCTGTTCTCGAGGCGTGCAAAGGCCGCAGCGAGTATATCGGAGCCTGTGCTGATATTGGACATTGGTGCCGCAGCGGAGTTGACCCTGTAGAGGCAGTTAAGATGCTTGAGGGACGCATAATTTCCATGCACTTCAAGGATATAAACGAGTTCGGCGTGAGAAAAGCTCACGATGTCCATTGGGGCAATGGTGTCTGTAAAGTTGACGAGGTTCTTGAGACTCTGAACAGCCAGGGTTTCAAGGGCGTTTTCTCCATTGAATATGAGCATAACTGGGAAAACTCTGTGCCGGATGTTTATGAGTGCATACAGTATTTCAACAAGAAGGCCTCGCAGATCAATTCCAGCGGCTGGCAGTATGTTTTCGAGCCGGACCTTTCAAACGCGGCTTATAAAAACAAAGATGCCAAATGGGAATATGAAATGGGAGTTATCAAACGTCTTGGCGGCGGGGATATATGCACAAAAGAGAAATACGCTGATTTTGTCCTCGATTTCGGCTTCAAAACAGAGAAAGGTTCAAACAGCGGTGTCCTGCTTCGTACACAGAATTATAACTGGACTCCCTGGATAGAAGTGCAGATCCTCGACTCATACGGAAAAGACACACCGGATAAACACGATTGCGGCGGCATATTTGACCTGCTTGAGCCTGCCCAGATAGCGGTAAATGAGCCCGGCCGGTGGAACAGAATGACAATATACGCGATTGATAACAGAATAAACGTTATTCTCAACGGGAAAACTGTTACCGAGATGAATCTTGACCTCTGGAGCGAGGCCGGCAAAAACCCCGACGGCAGCGAAAACAAATTCAAGGAAACAGCGTTCAAAGACCTGCCCAGAGAAGGCTACCTGATATTCCAAGACCACGGCCAGGAAATCAGTTTCCGCAATATAAAGATTCTGCCGCTGAATAAATAA